The nucleotide window ATCCGATACCTTTGGATATGATTTATTCCCTAGGATCTCCTCATAAATAGGATTTACAGGGATGATATTGTATCCTCTTTCAATTAGGTATTTTGGAACATAATTGGATGGTTTTCCTTCAGTTGGGGACATTCCAACTACCGCAATATTCTTAAGACTATATATCCTCTTTAACTCATCATCTGAATTGTTATCTATATCGTTCATGTACATACTATTAGGCTCTGATATATTTTATCATTTAATAGTTAAATGTGCAAATATTTTGAAACATAGAATAACTTGTGACACGATTTTATGTGGAGAAATTCAGTGGACTGAAATTAAGATATACTACTCAATGGTTATTAAATAATTGATTGCATTTTAATAACTGGTGTCCTTATTATCTCATAATTGCTAGATTATTGAATATTCCCATTCAGAGGGATTTTCTCAATTCCTTGAACTTATCAACCCTGATCTCAAATGAACGCATTGATCCAAAATGTTTCCGAAAAATACAAGACAACAAAGCATTGGTGATAGGCGCAGGCCCTAGCATTGAAGAAAGCACAGTACAAAATTACATACTTGAAATCTACAACTGCAAGAAAAGCAAATCTAATAATGCCGTGTCAGAGGATATAGTGGTTATAGCCGCTGATGGTGCTACTGAATTGTGTCTGGATTTAGGAATTATTCCAGATTTTGTTGTAACAGATCTTGATGGGGATTATGAATCCTTAGTCAGAGCTCATTCGGGTGGATCAATTATGGTAATACATGCTCATGGTGATAACATCGATAAAATCACTTCACAGGTTCCATCTTTTAGTAATGTTATAGGAACGACTCAAAATTTTCCCTTGAAGAATGTCTACAATTTTGGCGGATTTACAGATGGCGATAGAAGTGTCTTTCTTGCAGATGGGTTTTTAGCGAGAGAGATCGTGCTTGTAGGTATGGATTTTGACTCTAAAATAGGGTTTTTTTCAAAAAGAAAAGTGCCAAACCTCGAGTTGAAGAAACAAAAATTGCAAATTGGAAAATATTTGGTTGGGATGCTATTGGAAAATTCCAGAGCCTTGGTAACCCACATTACGACTTCGAATCATGATTCATCTTTTTATGGGGTGAATAAATATGAAGTATTATGAAAACGAAGAATATTCTTACTTTTACAGGGTTTGGGCTCGCATTGATTGGAGGTTATTTATGGATGATAAATCAAATTTCTATTGCTTTGATCCTTTGGGGTTTGACTTTCTTAATTATACTACGAATCAATCGCATGAACAAAAATAAATTAAAAAACAAGAATAAATTTAAGAACAAACATAAACCGATCGATTCTAGAGATGAGGATGTATAATATTATCAATCCCGTTAAGAATCAACAACTCCCATATTTACTACTAATTTAATACTGTCTGTTTATTTGGAAAAGAACTGGACTATAGCATTCTTCGTAATCCTTTAATCGATATAACAAATTTCTCGGAACCTTTCTGGTTATTGAGGTTCAATAGTGGAAGGAGGCTTGCTTGATATTGCATATGTTATCCATGTTACATTTTCAATTTCGTTCGTTATCTTGGAACTAATTTTTTCTAAAGTGGAGTACGGTAATCTTACCCAATCGGCTGTCATCGCATCAACAGATTCAACAACTCTTATTGAAACAATATGACCAAAAATCCTTTCATCCCCCAAAATTCCGACCGCTTTATCATCTCCCACTATTGCAAATGCTTGCCATACTTTAAGGTACAAATTATCTTCAACTAGTACATCTTCTACTATCTTGCTGGCTTTTCTGACTACATTTATCTTCTCTCGAGTAGTTTCACCGACAATTCTAACTGCCAACCCCGGCCCAGGAAATGGATGTCTAGTAAGCAAGTCATGAGGTATACCCATTATTTTTGCCACCTTTCTTACTTCGTCTTTATACAAATATCTCAAAGGTTCCAAAATTTTTAAATGGAGCCAATCGGGGAGCCCACCTACATTATGATGAGTTTTTATTACTGTAGCGGGACCGCCGGATACTCCGCTTTCTATAACATCCGGGTACAACGTTCCTTGAGCTAACCACTGAAATGGTCCTTCATTTTCGGCAAATTCTGTAAATACTCTTGCAAATTCCTCGCCTACCTTTTTTCTTTTTTGTTCCGGATCTGTTAATCCCTCAAGATTTTTCAAAAATCTCTCCCTTGCATCTATGATTATCAAAGGTATTCTTAATTTTTCTTTGAATATGTCTACAACAACTTCTCTTTCATTCTCTCTCAATAAACCATTATCTACAAAAACGCAAGTCAAATTATCTTTGATTGCTCTGTGTATGAGGATTGCACAAGTAGTTGAGTCAATACCTCCGCTGACAGCGCATAGGACTCTTTCATTTTTAACCTTCATTTTTATGTCATTAATGCTTGTTTCAATAAAGTTCGACATACTCCATTCAGGTTTTGCTTCACTAATCACATTAGCAAAATTGAATAATACTTTATCGCCCTTCTCAGTATGTGCTACCTCTGGATGAAACTGTAATCCAAAAATCTTTTTGACACTATTTCCTATTGCTGCTGAAAAGGAACTACTTGTTTTACCTAAAACTTCAAATCCTCTAGGGATTATTTCTGCGGCATCACTGTGACTCATCCAACATTTCAGGCCATCTGCATCGATATTTTTGAATAAGTTAGTTTTGTTGGTTATTGTCAACAATGCGTTCCCATATTCTCTGTTAGGTACTCTCTTTATCTTGCCATCGAAGTGATCAATAATGATCTGATGTCCATAACAAATACCCAAAATAGGAACACCTAATTCAAATATTTCTTTGTCGGGTTTAGGAGAATTTTTACTGTAAACACTGGCAGGACCGCCTGAAAAAATTATTCCTTTCGGCTCTAGATCTTTAATTTTTTTGATTGGCGTATTATAAGGAACTAATTCGCAGTAGACATTTAATTCTCTTATTCTCCTACATATTAGGTGGCTATATTGTGACCCAAAATCCAATACAACTATTTTGTCCATTATTTGTCTACTTTATCTAACATTCTTGTCAATACCCATGCGGCGGTATTGAAAATTTCATTGATCCTTTCCTTATCTCTATAATTCGTGATTTGTATTTTCTTGAGGATATCTTTATTTTCATTTTCGGTAATGATATCATAACTTATCATATCCGATTCCGACAATTGCCCTTGTTTGATTTTATCAAGGTCTTTGTTTCTCATTCCTTGTAATATCCTATTTAAAAAAAATGACCTAAAAGGTGGAGTTTCTATGCTAATTTTAATTGGATCTTCGGGGATAATTATCACTTCTTCCGATGTTACATGAACGCGAGCAACGGGTGTATTATCCTTTAATCTTTTTATTAGTCTTGTTTCTTCGACGGCTTGTTCTCTTGGTTCAGTTTGCTCTTCATCCCCTCTGTGTTTTTCATAATATTGATTAGGAGTTTTCTTCATCGAATTCATCTCATTTTTTTGTTCATTGGGTGAGAATTTTTTTGAGAAATTAAGATTGGCCGCAGTTTTAAAACTTCCCTGTTTTAATACAGAATCAATTAATG belongs to Candidatus Nitrosocosmicus arcticus and includes:
- the guaA gene encoding glutamine-hydrolyzing GMP synthase — protein: MDKIVVLDFGSQYSHLICRRIRELNVYCELVPYNTPIKKIKDLEPKGIIFSGGPASVYSKNSPKPDKEIFELGVPILGICYGHQIIIDHFDGKIKRVPNREYGNALLTITNKTNLFKNIDADGLKCWMSHSDAAEIIPRGFEVLGKTSSSFSAAIGNSVKKIFGLQFHPEVAHTEKGDKVLFNFANVISEAKPEWSMSNFIETSINDIKMKVKNERVLCAVSGGIDSTTCAILIHRAIKDNLTCVFVDNGLLRENEREVVVDIFKEKLRIPLIIIDARERFLKNLEGLTDPEQKRKKVGEEFARVFTEFAENEGPFQWLAQGTLYPDVIESGVSGGPATVIKTHHNVGGLPDWLHLKILEPLRYLYKDEVRKVAKIMGIPHDLLTRHPFPGPGLAVRIVGETTREKINVVRKASKIVEDVLVEDNLYLKVWQAFAIVGDDKAVGILGDERIFGHIVSIRVVESVDAMTADWVRLPYSTLEKISSKITNEIENVTWITYAISSKPPSTIEPQ
- a CDS encoding 6-hydroxymethylpterin diphosphokinase MptE-like protein, giving the protein MNLSTLISNERIDPKCFRKIQDNKALVIGAGPSIEESTVQNYILEIYNCKKSKSNNAVSEDIVVIAADGATELCLDLGIIPDFVVTDLDGDYESLVRAHSGGSIMVIHAHGDNIDKITSQVPSFSNVIGTTQNFPLKNVYNFGGFTDGDRSVFLADGFLAREIVLVGMDFDSKIGFFSKRKVPNLELKKQKLQIGKYLVGMLLENSRALVTHITTSNHDSSFYGVNKYEVL
- a CDS encoding CoA-binding protein gives rise to the protein MNDIDNNSDDELKRIYSLKNIAVVGMSPTEGKPSNYVPKYLIERGYNIIPVNPIYEEILGNKSYPKVSDIPYHVDIVDIFRKSEDVLPVVQDAILKNGIKVIWMQLGIHNKEAKEIAEKKDIGVIYNRCILKEHQRLF